A window from Pseudomonas moraviensis encodes these proteins:
- a CDS encoding LysE family transporter, producing MELQTWLAFFAACWVISLSPGAGAIASMSSGLQYGFWRGYWNALGLQIGLAMQIAIVGAGVGAVLTASATAFHAIKWFGVAYLVYLAIKQWRALPMDMSDDAAVRPIGKPLALVFRGFLVNISNPKALIFMLAVLPQFINPHAPLLIQYVVIGVTMVFVDLIVMAGYTGLASKVLRLLRTPKQQKRMNRTFAGLFIGAAAFMATLRKAAA from the coding sequence ATGGAGCTTCAAACATGGCTGGCATTCTTTGCCGCCTGCTGGGTGATCAGTCTGTCCCCGGGCGCGGGCGCCATTGCGTCGATGTCCAGCGGCCTGCAATACGGGTTCTGGCGCGGCTATTGGAACGCGCTGGGCCTGCAGATCGGTCTGGCGATGCAGATCGCGATTGTCGGCGCGGGTGTTGGCGCTGTGCTCACCGCTTCGGCCACGGCGTTCCACGCGATCAAATGGTTCGGCGTTGCCTATCTGGTTTATCTGGCGATCAAGCAGTGGCGGGCGCTGCCCATGGACATGAGCGATGACGCCGCGGTGCGGCCGATCGGCAAGCCGCTGGCCTTGGTATTCCGTGGCTTTCTGGTGAACATCAGCAACCCCAAGGCTTTGATATTCATGCTCGCGGTGTTGCCGCAGTTCATCAACCCTCACGCGCCGCTGCTGATTCAATATGTGGTGATCGGCGTGACCATGGTGTTCGTCGATCTGATCGTCATGGCCGGCTACACCGGGCTGGCGTCGAAGGTGCTGCGCCTGTTGCGCACGCCCAAGCAGCAGAAGCGCATGAACCGCACCTTTGCCGGATTGTTCATTGGCGCGGCGGCGTTCATGGCGACGTTGCGCAAAGCGGCGGCGTAA
- a CDS encoding AlgP family protein — protein MSATKKPVNTPLHLLQQLSGSLLEHLENACSQALADAEKLLAKLEKQRGKAQEKLHKSRTKLQDAATAGKAKAQNKAKASVKELEELLDALKDRQSETRSYILQLKRDAQESLKLAQGVGRVQEAVGKVLSSRSAKPAAVPAKKVTAKPAVSKAPAKTAAAKPAVAKTAAKPAAKAPVKAAAKPAAKTAAKKPAASAAKPAAKTTAAKPAAAKPAVKATPAKAAAKSAASKAAPTKTAAAKPTAKPAAKPAAKTAAAKPAAKTAVKPATAKPAAKVAVKPAAKPAATSAAKPAAKTAAKPAAKPAAKPAAAKPATAAAKPAAKPAAKPAVKKPAAAKPAATKPATAPAAKPATAATPAASAASAPSSAAHSTPSTAPAPAASSNVSSTPTSAS, from the coding sequence ATGTCGGCCACCAAGAAGCCTGTAAATACTCCGTTGCACCTACTCCAACAGTTGTCGGGCAGTCTGCTCGAGCATTTGGAAAACGCTTGCTCGCAAGCCTTGGCTGATGCTGAAAAACTGCTCGCCAAGCTGGAAAAACAGCGTGGCAAGGCGCAGGAAAAACTGCACAAATCGCGCACCAAACTGCAAGACGCCGCCACCGCTGGCAAAGCCAAGGCGCAGAACAAAGCCAAGGCTTCGGTGAAAGAACTTGAAGAGCTGCTCGACGCACTGAAAGATCGTCAGTCCGAGACCCGCAGCTACATTCTGCAACTCAAGCGTGATGCTCAGGAAAGCCTGAAACTGGCCCAGGGTGTTGGCCGTGTTCAAGAAGCAGTGGGCAAAGTATTGTCGTCGCGCTCGGCCAAACCGGCAGCAGTGCCGGCGAAGAAAGTCACTGCCAAACCTGCTGTAAGCAAAGCCCCGGCGAAGACCGCTGCGGCGAAACCTGCTGTTGCGAAAACCGCCGCCAAACCAGCGGCCAAGGCGCCAGTGAAAGCGGCTGCCAAACCAGCGGCGAAAACTGCAGCGAAGAAGCCGGCGGCGAGCGCGGCAAAACCGGCGGCTAAAACCACCGCAGCCAAACCTGCTGCAGCCAAGCCAGCAGTGAAAGCCACCCCTGCCAAAGCCGCTGCGAAATCGGCCGCGAGCAAAGCTGCACCGACGAAAACCGCAGCCGCCAAACCTACGGCGAAACCGGCAGCCAAGCCTGCTGCCAAAACCGCCGCTGCGAAGCCTGCCGCCAAGACTGCAGTCAAACCGGCTACCGCCAAACCTGCTGCGAAAGTGGCGGTAAAACCGGCTGCCAAACCTGCCGCAACATCCGCAGCAAAACCTGCGGCAAAAACCGCTGCGAAACCGGCCGCCAAGCCTGCTGCGAAACCCGCTGCTGCCAAGCCTGCGACCGCTGCTGCAAAACCGGCCGCCAAGCCAGCCGCAAAACCAGCGGTGAAAAAGCCTGCAGCTGCCAAGCCAGCCGCGACCAAACCGGCCACCGCTCCAGCGGCCAAGCCTGCCACTGCCGCCACCCCGGCTGCTTCAGCTGCGTCGGCACCGTCGTCCGCCGCCCACTCGACCCCTTCGACTGCGCCAGCACCAGCCGCTTCGTCGAACGTCAGCAGCACCCCGACCAGCGCTTCCTAA
- a CDS encoding mechanosensitive ion channel family protein: MEAFKLPFSAVWVEPIWFTAQILLILLAGYLTQRFVAKGLTRLGERYPFPPQLLMPLRGVLRWLIMGSALLFVLERLGVSATVLWTALSGFVAVAAVAFFAMWSVLSNLLCAILIFTVGPFRLGDVVELVDTTDKPGVKGRVIAINLLYTTLVEAEELGTGSAMVQVPNSLFFQRSVRRWRGTDVFPSSGFEK, encoded by the coding sequence ATGGAAGCCTTCAAGCTGCCGTTCTCGGCGGTATGGGTCGAGCCGATCTGGTTCACCGCGCAGATTCTGCTGATTCTGCTGGCCGGTTACCTGACCCAGCGTTTCGTTGCCAAAGGCCTGACTCGCCTGGGTGAGCGCTATCCGTTCCCGCCGCAATTGCTGATGCCACTGCGCGGCGTGTTGCGCTGGCTGATCATGGGCAGCGCGCTGCTCTTCGTGCTCGAGCGCCTTGGCGTCTCCGCCACGGTGTTGTGGACGGCGCTATCGGGTTTTGTCGCGGTGGCGGCGGTGGCGTTCTTCGCCATGTGGAGCGTGCTGTCGAACCTGCTGTGCGCGATTCTCATCTTCACCGTCGGGCCGTTCCGCCTCGGCGACGTAGTCGAGCTGGTGGACACCACCGACAAGCCTGGCGTCAAAGGTCGGGTGATCGCGATCAATCTGCTCTACACCACGCTGGTCGAAGCCGAAGAGTTGGGCACCGGCAGCGCCATGGTGCAGGTGCCCAACAGCCTGTTCTTCCAGCGTTCGGTGCGGCGTTGGCGCGGGACCGATGTGTTTCCGTCGAGCGGGTTCGAGAAGTAG
- a CDS encoding TIGR02444 family protein, producing MSSDLWSFALDVYARPGVEDACLRLQTAGANVCLLLCGLWLEQRAVACDEPRVDLLKALTAPWDIEVVQPLRTLRMQWKARAVDDAVVKGMREQIKSLELEAERTLLSRLEGVAQEWARNEGGSVTWLEGLAGTAASLDRDALQVLRVAATGT from the coding sequence ATGTCCTCTGACCTGTGGAGCTTTGCCCTTGATGTCTACGCCCGCCCCGGCGTGGAAGATGCCTGCCTGCGACTGCAAACGGCGGGCGCCAATGTTTGCCTGCTGCTGTGCGGTTTGTGGCTGGAGCAGCGTGCAGTGGCCTGCGATGAACCGCGCGTGGATTTGCTCAAGGCCCTGACTGCGCCTTGGGATATCGAAGTGGTGCAGCCGCTGCGAACCCTGCGCATGCAATGGAAAGCGCGGGCCGTCGATGATGCGGTGGTAAAAGGCATGCGCGAGCAAATCAAATCACTCGAGCTGGAAGCTGAACGAACCTTGCTGTCGCGGCTTGAAGGTGTGGCGCAGGAATGGGCGCGCAACGAGGGAGGTTCGGTGACCTGGCTTGAAGGTTTGGCCGGCACTGCCGCCAGCCTGGACCGCGACGCGCTGCAAGTGCTGCGCGTCGCGGCAACCGGCACTTAG
- a CDS encoding FKBP-type peptidyl-prolyl cis-trans isomerase, whose translation MSRYIILSLCVFFSAAYADEKTTANDAHDLAYSLGASLGERLRQEVPQLQVQALIEGLQQAYQGKPLALSEARIEQILADHESRNAEQASRQSSDAAMENEQRFLSAEKAKPGVKELADGILLTELVAGSGAKAGPDGKVQVLYVGKLPDGTVFDQNTQPQWFNLDSVIAGWRTALQNMPVGAKWRLVIPSDQAYGADGAGDLIAPFTPLVFEVELRGATS comes from the coding sequence ATGTCGCGCTACATTATTTTGTCCCTCTGCGTGTTTTTTTCGGCGGCGTATGCTGATGAAAAAACTACCGCGAACGATGCTCATGACCTGGCTTACAGCCTCGGTGCCAGCCTCGGAGAACGGCTGCGCCAGGAGGTGCCGCAGTTGCAGGTCCAGGCGCTGATCGAAGGTCTGCAACAGGCTTATCAGGGCAAGCCACTGGCATTGAGTGAAGCGCGCATCGAACAGATTCTCGCCGATCACGAATCGCGCAATGCCGAGCAGGCCTCACGCCAATCGAGCGACGCCGCGATGGAAAACGAGCAACGTTTTCTCAGCGCAGAAAAAGCCAAGCCGGGGGTGAAGGAACTGGCCGATGGCATCCTCCTGACCGAGCTCGTTGCGGGCAGTGGCGCCAAGGCCGGCCCCGACGGAAAAGTGCAGGTGCTGTATGTCGGCAAGCTGCCGGATGGCACCGTGTTCGATCAGAACACCCAGCCGCAGTGGTTCAACCTCGACAGCGTGATCGCCGGTTGGCGCACCGCCTTGCAGAACATGCCGGTGGGTGCGAAGTGGCGGCTGGTGATTCCATCGGATCAGGCCTATGGCGCCGACGGTGCCGGCGACCTGATCGCGCCCTTCACGCCGCTGGTATTTGAAGTGGAACTGCGTGGTGCGACGAGCTGA
- a CDS encoding ATP-binding cassette domain-containing protein codes for MIRLQNLTLQRGPQRLLEDAELTLHAGHKAGLIGANGAGKSSLFALLRGELHPDSGDCLLPADWRIAHMRQEVDTLERLAVDYVLDGDLRLREVQRELAAAEEAHDGTALARLHAELDSADGYTADARARKLLAGLGFTNEQMDRQVGDFSGGWRMRLNLAQALMCPSDLLLLDEPTNHLDLDAIIWLEEWLKSYPGTLLLISHDRDFLDEVVDHVAHVDQRKLTLYRGGYTAFERARAERLAQQQQAYEKQQAQRAHMESYIARFKAQATKARQAQSRIKALERMEELSAAHVDSPFDFVFRESTKISSPLIDLSDARLGYGDKTILEKVKLQLTPGARIGLLGPNGAGKSTLIKNLAGELEPLAGRLTRGENTVVGYFAQHQLDSLDSKASPLLHLQRLAPGEREQTLRDFLGGFDFRGARIDEPVLNFSGGEKARLALALIAWERPNLLLLDEPTNHLDLEMRLALTMALQEFSGAVLVVSHDRHLLKSTTDNFYLVADGKVEEFDGDLEDYARWLVEYRQRNAPVSNTPVNPDKTDKKAQRQAAAALRQQLAPHKREADKLEAELGKLHEKLAKVDASLGDSDIYEPARKNELRDLLAEQAKLKVREAELEEAWMEALETLESMQAELEALS; via the coding sequence ATGATCCGACTTCAGAACCTGACTTTACAGCGTGGCCCGCAACGTCTGCTAGAAGACGCCGAGCTGACCCTGCACGCCGGCCACAAAGCCGGCCTCATCGGCGCCAACGGTGCCGGCAAATCCAGCCTGTTCGCCTTGCTGCGCGGCGAGTTGCACCCGGATTCGGGCGACTGCCTGCTGCCGGCCGACTGGCGCATCGCGCACATGCGTCAGGAGGTCGACACCCTCGAGCGCCTTGCGGTCGATTATGTGCTCGATGGCGACCTGCGTCTGCGCGAGGTGCAGCGCGAGCTTGCCGCCGCCGAGGAGGCGCACGACGGCACCGCGCTGGCGCGCCTGCATGCCGAACTCGACAGTGCCGACGGTTACACCGCCGATGCGCGGGCGCGCAAGCTGCTCGCTGGTCTTGGCTTCACCAACGAGCAGATGGACCGCCAGGTAGGCGATTTCTCCGGTGGCTGGCGGATGCGTCTGAATCTGGCGCAGGCGCTGATGTGCCCATCGGATCTGCTGCTGCTCGACGAACCGACCAACCACTTGGACCTCGATGCGATCATCTGGCTGGAAGAGTGGCTGAAGAGTTATCCGGGCACCTTGCTGCTGATTTCCCACGACCGCGATTTCCTCGATGAGGTGGTCGATCACGTCGCGCATGTCGATCAGCGCAAACTGACCCTCTACCGTGGCGGCTACACCGCGTTCGAACGCGCCCGTGCCGAGCGTCTGGCCCAGCAGCAACAGGCCTACGAGAAGCAGCAGGCGCAGCGTGCGCACATGGAAAGCTACATCGCTCGCTTCAAGGCGCAAGCGACCAAGGCCCGTCAGGCGCAGAGCCGGATCAAGGCGCTGGAGCGCATGGAAGAATTGTCGGCGGCCCACGTCGATTCGCCGTTCGACTTCGTCTTCCGCGAGTCGACGAAGATCTCCAGCCCGCTCATCGATCTGTCCGATGCACGCCTGGGTTATGGCGACAAGACCATCCTCGAGAAGGTCAAGCTGCAACTCACCCCAGGTGCGCGGATCGGTCTGCTCGGGCCGAACGGCGCGGGCAAATCGACGCTGATCAAGAACCTCGCCGGCGAGCTCGAACCGCTGGCCGGACGCCTGACCCGTGGCGAGAACACCGTGGTCGGCTACTTCGCCCAGCATCAGCTCGACTCGCTGGATTCCAAGGCCAGCCCGTTGCTGCACTTGCAGCGTTTGGCGCCGGGTGAGCGCGAGCAGACTTTGCGTGACTTCCTCGGCGGCTTCGACTTCCGGGGGGCGCGCATCGATGAGCCGGTGCTGAATTTCTCCGGTGGCGAGAAGGCCCGTCTGGCCCTCGCCTTGATCGCCTGGGAACGGCCGAACCTGCTGCTGCTCGACGAACCGACCAACCACCTCGACCTGGAAATGCGCCTGGCGCTGACCATGGCTCTGCAGGAATTCAGCGGTGCGGTGCTGGTGGTGTCTCACGACCGGCACTTGCTCAAGAGCACCACCGATAATTTCTATCTGGTCGCCGACGGCAAGGTCGAAGAGTTCGATGGCGACCTCGAAGACTACGCGCGCTGGCTGGTGGAATACCGCCAGCGCAATGCGCCGGTCAGCAACACGCCGGTCAATCCGGACAAGACTGACAAGAAAGCTCAGCGTCAGGCAGCGGCAGCGTTGCGTCAGCAACTGGCACCGCACAAGCGCGAGGCCGACAAGCTTGAAGCTGAACTGGGCAAGCTTCACGAGAAACTCGCCAAGGTCGATGCCAGCCTCGGTGACAGCGATATCTACGAGCCGGCGCGCAAGAACGAATTGCGCGATCTGCTGGCCGAGCAGGCGAAACTGAAGGTGCGTGAAGCCGAGCTGGAAGAGGCCTGGATGGAAGCGCTGGAAACCTTGGAAAGCATGCAGGCGGAGCTGGAGGCGTTGTCCTGA